One Brassica napus cultivar Da-Ae chromosome C4, Da-Ae, whole genome shotgun sequence genomic region harbors:
- the LOC106435274 gene encoding pentatricopeptide repeat-containing protein At5g41170, mitochondrial isoform X1, which yields MATRLLHLHRHRLEKGDSGTTLSFNRLLSLSLWFRAFCDYRAILRNSLPFNEALDLFTRMVESRPLPSTVDFTKLLTAISKSKRYDVVIALCNHLETLGIPHDLYTCNLVMNCFSRSSQPHLASSFLGKMMKLGFSPDIVTFTSLVNGNRPEDAMYIVNQMGIEPDVVMYTTLIESLCRNGLVDNAMSLFNQMESNGVKADAVTYTSLVNGLCNSGRLSDAVSLLNDMMRRRINPDVVTFNALIDGFVKKGKLLEARELYSEMIRVSVAPDVFTHTSLINGLCMEGRVDEAKEMFYSMEDKGCFPDVVAYTSLINGFCKSRKVEYGMKLFYEMTQRGLLGNTVTYTALIQGFCQVGRHKAAQEFFSQMVSRGVSPNIRTYNVLLHGLCLNGKLGKALLIFEDIQKREIDVNIITYTIIIQGMCKAGKLRDAVDLFCSLPSKGMKPNVVTYSTMISGLFREGFKLEAHVLFRKMKEDGVIQN from the coding sequence ATGGCGACaaggcttcttcatcttcatcgaCATCGTTTGGAGAAAGGTGATTCCGGAACCACCCTTTCCTTTAACCGCCTTTTGAGCCTCTCTCTCTGGTTTCGTGCTTTCTGCGATTACCGAGCGATTCTGAGAAACAGTCTTCCCTTCAACGAAGCTCTGGATCTCTTCACTCGCATGGTCGAGTCCCGCCCCCTTCCTTCCACCGTCGATTTCACCAAGCTACTAACCGCCATCTCCAAATCGAAGAGATACGACGTCGTCATCGCTCTCTGCAACCATCTGGAGACGTTAGGGATTCCGCACGATCTCTACACTTGCAACCTCGTGATGAACTGTTTCTCCCGATCCTCTCAGCCTCATCTCGCTTCGTCGTTTCTCGGGAAGATGATGAAACTCGGGTTTAGCCCTGACATCGTCACGTTCACATCTCTCGTCAATGGGAATAGACCCGAGGATGCGATGTATATCGTTAATCAGATGGGAATCGAACCCGACGTTGTCATGTACACCACGCTCATCGAGTCTCTTTGCAGAAACGGACTTGTGGATAACGCGATGAGCTTGTTTAACCAAATGGAGAGCAACGGCGTTAAAGCTGACGCCGTCACCTACACGTCTCTCGTGAACGGTCTTTGTAACTCCGGCAGGTTGAGTGACGCCGTTAGTTTACTTAACGATATGATGAGAAGGAGGATCAATCCTGACGTAGTCACTTTCAATGCGTTGATCGACGGGTTTGTGAAAAAGGGGAAGCTTCTGGAGGCTAGAGAGCTCTACAGCGAGATGATTCGAGTCTCTGTAGCTCCTGATGTTTTCACTCACACTTCGTTGATCAATGGATTATGCATGGAAGGCCGCGTCGATGAGGCCAAGGAAATGTTTTACTCGATGGAGGACAAGGGCTGCTTTCCAGATGTAGTGGCTTATACATCTCTCATTAACGGGTTCTGCAAATCGAGAAAGGTAGAGTACGGGATGAAACTCTTCTACGAGATGACTCAGAGAGGTTTACTTGGTAACACCGTCACTTACACGGCTCTTATCCAGGGTTTCTGTCAAGTGGGGAGACATAAGGCTGCGCAAGAGTTTTTTAGTCAGATGGTTTCTCGTGGGGTGTCTCCCAATATTAGGACCTACAACGTTTTGTTACATGGACTGTGTTTGAACGGGAAGCTAGGTAAAGCGTTGTTGATATTCGAGGATATACAAAAGAGAGAGATTGATGTTAATATTATCACGTATACTATCATCATTCAAGGGATGTGCAAAGCTGGTAAACTCAGAGATGCTGTTGATTTGTTTTGTAGCCTCCCTTCCAAAGGGATGAAGCCTAACGTTGTAACGTACAGTACAATGATATCAGGGTTGTTTAGGGAAGGTTTTAAGCTTGAAGCACATGTGTTGTTTAGGAAAATGAAAGAAGATGGGGTTATACAAAATTAG
- the LOC106435274 gene encoding pentatricopeptide repeat-containing protein At5g41170, mitochondrial isoform X2, which translates to MATRLLHLHRHRLEKGDSGTTLSFNRLLSLSLWFRAFCDYRAILRNSLPFNEALDLFTRMVESRPLPSTVDFTKLLTAISKSKRYDVVIALCNHLETLGIPHDLYTCNLVMNCFSRSSQPHLASSFLGKMMKLGFSPDIVTFTSLVNGNRPEDAMYIVNQMGIEPDVVMYTTLIESLCRNGLVDNAMSLFNQMESNGVKADAVTYTSLVNGLCNSGRLSDAVSLLNDMMRRRINPDVVTFNALIDGFVKKGKLLEARELYSEMIRVSVAPDVFTHTSLINGLCMEGRVDEAKEMFYSMEDKGCFPDVVAYTSLINGFCKSRKGFCQVGRHKAAQEFFSQMVSRGVSPNIRTYNVLLHGLCLNGKLGKALLIFEDIQKREIDVNIITYTIIIQGMCKAGKLRDAVDLFCSLPSKGMKPNVVTYSTMISGLFREGFKLEAHVLFRKMKEDGVIQN; encoded by the exons ATGGCGACaaggcttcttcatcttcatcgaCATCGTTTGGAGAAAGGTGATTCCGGAACCACCCTTTCCTTTAACCGCCTTTTGAGCCTCTCTCTCTGGTTTCGTGCTTTCTGCGATTACCGAGCGATTCTGAGAAACAGTCTTCCCTTCAACGAAGCTCTGGATCTCTTCACTCGCATGGTCGAGTCCCGCCCCCTTCCTTCCACCGTCGATTTCACCAAGCTACTAACCGCCATCTCCAAATCGAAGAGATACGACGTCGTCATCGCTCTCTGCAACCATCTGGAGACGTTAGGGATTCCGCACGATCTCTACACTTGCAACCTCGTGATGAACTGTTTCTCCCGATCCTCTCAGCCTCATCTCGCTTCGTCGTTTCTCGGGAAGATGATGAAACTCGGGTTTAGCCCTGACATCGTCACGTTCACATCTCTCGTCAATGGGAATAGACCCGAGGATGCGATGTATATCGTTAATCAGATGGGAATCGAACCCGACGTTGTCATGTACACCACGCTCATCGAGTCTCTTTGCAGAAACGGACTTGTGGATAACGCGATGAGCTTGTTTAACCAAATGGAGAGCAACGGCGTTAAAGCTGACGCCGTCACCTACACGTCTCTCGTGAACGGTCTTTGTAACTCCGGCAGGTTGAGTGACGCCGTTAGTTTACTTAACGATATGATGAGAAGGAGGATCAATCCTGACGTAGTCACTTTCAATGCGTTGATCGACGGGTTTGTGAAAAAGGGGAAGCTTCTGGAGGCTAGAGAGCTCTACAGCGAGATGATTCGAGTCTCTGTAGCTCCTGATGTTTTCACTCACACTTCGTTGATCAATGGATTATGCATGGAAGGCCGCGTCGATGAGGCCAAGGAAATGTTTTACTCGATGGAGGACAAGGGCTGCTTTCCAGATGTAGTGGCTTATACATCTCTCATTAACGGGTTCTGCAAATCGAGAAAG GGTTTCTGTCAAGTGGGGAGACATAAGGCTGCGCAAGAGTTTTTTAGTCAGATGGTTTCTCGTGGGGTGTCTCCCAATATTAGGACCTACAACGTTTTGTTACATGGACTGTGTTTGAACGGGAAGCTAGGTAAAGCGTTGTTGATATTCGAGGATATACAAAAGAGAGAGATTGATGTTAATATTATCACGTATACTATCATCATTCAAGGGATGTGCAAAGCTGGTAAACTCAGAGATGCTGTTGATTTGTTTTGTAGCCTCCCTTCCAAAGGGATGAAGCCTAACGTTGTAACGTACAGTACAATGATATCAGGGTTGTTTAGGGAAGGTTTTAAGCTTGAAGCACATGTGTTGTTTAGGAAAATGAAAGAAGATGGGGTTATACAAAATTAG